The genomic stretch AGCTCTTGCTCGACGTCGGCGAAGCGGCGTTTTGGGCGGCGAAAGAAAAGGACGTGGAGGCGCTCACCGAGCTGAACGATCAGCTCTACCAGTCCTGCGTCCAGTGCCACCGGAACTATCGACCGGACTACGGGAGGCGACGCCGATCATGAGACTGTTCCTCACGCTCTGTCTCGCCGCCCTTCCCGCGACTCTTGGTGCACAGCAGGGCGCACCCGACGGCGAGTGGCCCGTCTATGGCGGCGATGCAGGGAGCACGAAGTTCTCGGCGCTGGATCAGATCCATGAGCGCAACGTCGATCAGGTGAGCGTCCTATGGCAGTGGCGCTCGCCGGACAACGCTTTGGCTGGGGAGAACCCAGCTCCCAGCTCTGCCGCCTTCGGGGCGGACTCGGGTCTCAGCCCTGCCGCCTTCAAGGCAACGCCGATCATGGTGGACGGCGTGCTCTACATCCGGACCTCGCTCAGCCTCGTGGCCGCGATAGACGCGGCTTCCGGCGAGCAACTCTGGGTGTTCGACCCGAAGAGCTATGAGGCGGGTCGCCCCACCAATCTCGGGTTCAACTCGCGTGGCGTAGCGCATTGGGCCGGTGGTGGGGAGAGCCGGATCTTCCTCGCCACCGGCGATGCGCGTCTGTGGGCGCTGGACGCCGCCACAGGAGAGCCCGTCGCAGACTTTGGCAGTGAGGGGAGCATCGATCTCACCGCGGGGCTTCGGCGCGAGGTGTCCGGACGTAGCTATCAGGTCATGTCCCCGCCGCTGGTCGTCGGTGACGTGGTCGTGATCGGGTCCTCGATCTCGGATGGTCCGCGCTACATGACCGCGCCGCCGGGTGACGTCCGTGCCTTCGACGTACGCACGGGAGAGCGGCGGTGGATCTTCCACACGGTGCCGCAGGCGGGGGAGCCAGGTAACGACACCTGGGAGAACGACTCCTGGCAATACACCGGGAATACGAACGTCTGGACCATCATGAGTGCCGACGAAGAGCTGGGGTACGTCTACCTGCCGATCGGCACGCCGACCAACGACTGGTACGGTGGCCACCGCCTCGGGGACAACCTGTTCGCCGAAAGCCTGGTGGCCGTCGAGGCGGCGACGGGCCGCCGCGTGTGGCATTACCAGTTCGTGCACCACGGGGTGTGGGACTATGACATCCCGGCGGCGCCGACGCTGATCGACATCACCGTGGACGGCCGGCGCATCAAGGCCGTGGCGCAGGTGACCAAGCAGGGCTTCGTATACGTGTTCGATCGGGTCACGGGCGAGCCCGTTTGGCCGATCGAGGAGCGTCCGGTCCCTCCGTCGACCGTTCCGGGAGAGCGGCTGTCCCCGACACAACCGTTCCCGACGCGACCCGCCCCGTTCGAGCGACAGGGGATTACGGTCGATGATCTCATAGACTTCACACCCGAACTCCGCGCCGAGGCGGAGGCTCTTCTCGAGAACTCCGACCATGGTGGGCTGTTCCATCCGCCGTCACAAAAGGGAACGCTGAACCTGCCCGGTTGGGGGGGGGGCGCGAACTGGCAGGGCGCGGCGGTCGATCCGTCGAACGGCATGTTGTACGTGCCGTCGCGAACGAGCCCGATCACGGTTCGGCTGGTGGAGGCAGATTCCGCGCGGTCGGACTTCCGGTACATGAGAGGGCGGGGCGGTTCCCCTCTCGGCCCGCAGCGGTTGCCGCTGGTCAAGCCGCCGTACGCGCGGCTGACCGCCATCGACCTCAATACGGGGGATCATGTTTGGCAGATCCCTCTCGGCGACGGAATCCGTGCCCGCGTAATCGACATGGGAATACCGGATCCCGGGCCTTTGGGCGGAGGTGCGTTCACAGGTCCGCTCTTGACCGAGACGCTGCTGTTCATCGGTCATGGCGGTGCCCGCGACGGGGCGGCCGGTGGCCCGGCTCTGCTGGTGCTGGACAAGGCGACGGGCGAGACCCTTCACACGATCGAGCTGCCGTCAACGCCGACAGGGACCCCCATGACCTATATGGCGGCGGGCCGTCAGTATATCGTGGTGGCCTTCGGCAGGAGCGACGAGACAGGTCTCATCGCGTTGGCGCTCAGGTAGACCCGCGAAAACCAGTCCCCAAGGCCCTGTCACGATGACGCACCCTGAAGCGATTCGACCGGAATCGAAAGCCGTCTTCGACTCCGAGAAGATGGGCAAGAGCACGATCTTCAGGTCGGAGCGCGTGCTCGTCGGGCTGAACGCCTTCGAGCCCGGCCAGGAACATCGGCTCCACGCCCACAAGGGCATGGACAAGATCTATCACGTGCTCGAAGGCCGGGGACTCTTCCTGCTCGAGGACCGCGAGGTCGAGATGGAGGCCGGCGTGATGCTCGTCGCCCCCGACGGCGTCCCGCACGGCATCCGCAACACGAGCGACGATCGCTTGATCGTGCTCGCTATTCTGACACCGGCGCCCTGAGCCGGAGCCTCGTCATCCGAGTCGGGCGGAGGCGTCGCTTCAGTCGCGAGTCGGCCAGACCACACCCTGGTCGCGGGGAGCGGTGCCCAGGCCCATGAACACGAACTTCTGCAGCCGTTTGCCCTCGTAGGTCTCCGTCGTGTAGAGGTTGCCTTGCGAGTCCGTCGCGATGCTGTGCACGCCGTAGAACTGGCCCGGCTGACGTCCACCGTCACCGAAAGTCGTGAGCACTTCCAACGACGCGCGGTCGAGGACGTGAATCTTCTTGTTGGAGCCATCAGCCAGGTAGAGGAATCGCTGCTCGGGATCGCGTGAGAAGGCGATGTCCCAAGTCGAGCCAGAGCCCAGTGTCTCCGGCGCGACGAAGGCCTCGGTGACATAGGTGCCGTCTCGCTGGAAGACCTGGATGCGGTCGCCCGCTCGGTCGCACACGTAGACAAACCCGTCGTGCGAGATCTGAGCGCAGTGCACCGGGCTGCGGAACTGCTGGGCTGGGGGTGCATCCGGGCTGTACGGCGGGAGCGGCGAGTCGTCCGGCGTATTGCCGTACGCGCCCCAGTATCGTTTGAACTCTCCGGTGGAAGCGTCGAGCACGGCGATTCTGCGATTGCCGTACCCGTCCGCGACGTACGCCTCGTTTTCTTCGGCGTCGATCGTGACTTCCGCAACCCTCCAGAAGTGCTCAGTGTCGTTGCTTCCAGCCCTCATTCCCGGCCGGCCGAACTGCATGAGAAACGTTCCGTCCCGCGTGAACTTCAGGATGTGCGAGTCGTTCGCGCCGTTCCCACCGATCCAGACGTTGTCCATGGCGTCGACCGTGATGCCGTGGTTGGACTGGGGCCAATCGTAGCCCTCACCCGGTCCTCCCCACGAGCCTACGAGATTCCCCTCTAGATCGAACTCCAGGATGTTCGGCGCGGGAACACAGCATTCGGTGGTAGGCGGATCGAGGGTCGCGCCGAGCTCGTTGTTCACGTTGAAGGTGGTCTGTCGGTGGATGATCCAGATGTGGTCGCGAGAGTCCACCGACACGCCGATCGTGGAGCCGAGGATCCAGTGGTTGGGCAGTGGCTTGGGCCACAGCGGATCGACCTCGAAGAGAGGGACCTCGACGCCCCCCAACTGAGCTTCCTCAGCGCGCTCATCCAAGCACGCCGAGGCCACTGCCAGCACCAAGATGAGCGTCAACCCTGCTGCACCGATGAGTACTTCGCGTCGTCGGATCATCGTTCTCCCTCCGTGAGACCTCTAACTAACTACCGCGCGAGCGGGTCGGGCCTCAGCTGAAACTTCACGACCTTGCTCGAAGTGCCCTTGCCGGTCTCGAGATGGAAAGGCGCCCGGGTGCTGTACGTCGCCCATAGGCCCTTTCCTTTCCAACCAGCGTTCGGATCGTCAATGCGGCCATCCATCCACTTGGTGTAGAACCCGAGCGGGTAAGGCACGCGCAGCACGACCCACTCCCCGTCCCGCAGCGCGAGCAGTCCTTCGGATCCATTGCCGGTGTTGATCGGCACGCCCTCGCCCAGCCCGAGCGTGTTGAACTGGTCCACCCACGTGTAGTAGCTGGACTCTGCGCTGCCGGAGTCGGTCAGACCCTTCAACTGTGGCAACGGCTCCGGATAGAGCGTCCAACCCTCAGGACAGTGCTGTCCCGTCGCGGTCGGTCCGTTGAGAGGCCCCGCGCACTTGCTGCGATCGAAGCTCGCCATGTGCCCGCTCGCCAGCGCGGTCCACATCACGCCGTCGCGGTCGATGTCCCCGCCGCGCGGCGAGTAGCCCTGTTCGGGAACGTCTGGGTTGCCCCACGGCGGCTCGTAGAATTCCGTGAGACCCGTTGCTGGATCGAACCGGATGACCCCTCCGGGGAAGCCCAACGACGTGCCCCAGATCGAGCCGTCGGTCGGATTGAAGGCGACGGCGTAGTAGCCCGAGGTGATCCGCTTGTCCTTGGTAGGATCGACCGGCTCACCCGGCTCGACCCACTCGTCCAGTGCACCGTTCCCGTTGGTGTCGAGGATGAGCGGAGACCAGCCCTGTGACGCTTCTTCGTCTCCGGTCTCGTCGTACATCCTGGTGTTCAGCCAACCGATGACCTGGCCGCCACCGCTCGTCCACAGAGTGTGGTCGTCGTCTTCCGCGAAGATCAGATGATGCGTGCTGAAGCACGTGCTGATGAGCTTGAACTCCTCGGTCGCCGGATCGAACATGGCGAGGTTGCGGCCGGTTCGAGTGGTCGGGAAGCGCTGCGCGGACGGATGGTCGGAGCCCTCCCGGCAGAACGGCGGATTCGCAGCCGGCCGAATCCTGGAGGTGAGCCAGACCCGCGCCCGGTGATCGAGCATCGGGTTGTGGACGTTGGCCCGGCTGTCCCAGATCGCCTCGTCCCCCCAATACGGCGACGGCATCAACGGAGGCCCCGACGCCACGGGCGTGTTCGGATCGCGCACCGGGACCGGCACCTGGCTCGCCGCGTGGCGCACGGGGTCCAGAACGGGAATGTAGTCCGCGCTGGCCTCGAGCGCGCCGTAGATCGGCCCGTTGGCATTGACCGTGGGGTCTCGCTTGTCGGTGGAGGCCTCGTCATGGAGGTACGCCTGCGGATCGGCCCAGTCCCACTGGGAAATGACGACGTTGCGCTCTACGCCTGACGGCCGGGGCGGCGCGGGCGGCACTTCGCCCGCGACGATGCGATCGGTCCAGTCACCGAACATCTCCAGCGCCGCCCTCAGGCCCATCCTGTTGAGACCCCCTACCATGCTACCGCCCGCTTGCCCGGATTGGATGCGCCGATCCCACGCGGCCACGGTCGAGGGGAAGTCCCCGAGCTCGGGCGGAATCTCCCGAGTCGCCTTGTTGCCCATTTGATGACACGCCATACAGCCACCCGACTTGAGGCTCCTGAGCCACTCGGCCTGGCTCTCCACGCTGGGAGAGATGCCGTTCCCGTCAGGTCCCGTGCCCGGGAACTGATCCTTGTCCGGTACGCTGATCAGGGAGAACCAATAGCCGGCCGGGTAGTACTGCGCCGCCGCGTGCGGATCGGGTGCCACCACCGCCGTGAGGTCTTGCATGCTGCCGGGCGTGACCTCGAGCTTCGGCGAATCGACGAGTCCGTAGCCGCGCACCCACACGTCGTAGGTCGCGCTCGGCAGATCGGGGAGCACGTAGCGGCCCTCGTCGTCCGTTACGACGATCTTGTTGAAGGGCGTGGGCAAGTCGGTGGTCTCGGCGATGACCCACACGCCGGCCTCCGGCCCGTCGGGGCTGGTGACGACCCCGCCGATGTCGTCGTCATCGATCAGGATTTCCCTGCCGGCCTGCTCGCAAGCGCTCACTCCGACCAGTGACACCGTCGCGATGAAGGTGATGCCAAAGATGCTCCGCGACTTGATTCTTCTCCTCATGACTCTCCCTCCTGCGGCGTGCCGTTGCTGGAAGAGACGTGTCTCGAGGAGTGCGCACCAGGGTATCCGTTGCAGGCTAGCGTCGAGTGGGTGAGCGTTTCACTTTTACGCCGCCACCCTCTTCGCCAAGGACACCACCATGGGACAAGCCACGCGTGCACGTCATCGGGTTCTCGTCATGGCGGCGTTCGCGTTGGCGTGTTCGATGTCGCAGCAAGCCTACGCTCAATCTCTCGTTGCTCCGGGTGCTCAGGTCGAGAAGCTGCACGGGGACTTCCAGTTCACCGAAGGCCCCACGGCGGACGCCCTCGGAAACATCTACTTCACGGATATCCCGGCGAACCGGATCTATCGTTGGTCTCTGGATGGGACGCTCTCCGTCGTGCGCGAGAGCACGGGCGGAGCCAACGGCCTGATCTTCGACCGTGACGGCAATCTCATGGCGGCCGAGGGAAGCGCGCAGCGCCTGACCACCATGGATTCTGAGGGCAACGTTTCGGTGATCGTGGAGCGCTTCGAGGGAAAAAGGCTGAACAGTCCCAATGACATGTGGATCGACGCCAGGGGCGGGTTCTACTTCACGGATCCCCGGTACCAGTTCGGTGAATACCCTGTGGAGCAGGATGGTGAACACGTCTACTACGTGTCGCCGGACCGGAGCTCGATCACTCGCGTCGTGAGCGACATGGGCAAACCGAACGGTGTCATCGGTTCTCTGGACGGCACCAAGCTGTACGTCGCCGACACGTCCGGCGAGACCTACGTACTCGACGTTCGCGCCGACGCTACGCTAGGTCCGAAGCAGCTGTTCGCGCCCCAGGCCTCGGACGGCATGACCATGGACGAGCGGGGCAATCTCTACCTGACGTGGCGCGCGGGCGTGACGGTCTACAGCCCCGACGGCGAGCAGCTCGAGATCATTCAGGTTCCCGAAATGCCCGCCAACGTGGGATTCGGCGGCGAGGACGGCAGAACTCTCTTCATCACTGCGCGGACAGGGCTCTATTCCGTGCGTATGAGCGTAAGGGGCGCCGGTCTCAGGGCAGGAGAGTCTCCCGCGGCGACCGTCACCGGGCCGGTTCCGGTCAACGTCACGCCTGGCGACCCATCGCACGACTTCATCTTCTCGATGTCGGGCATGGACCTCGCCGGGCACGGATACATCGAGGAGGAATTCTTCATCGAGGGCACCGCCAACAGATACACGCCGTCCGAGATGGAGACGGCGGATGTGGTGGACGGGGGACACCCGTACAAGACGCGCTTCATCGTCCGGCGCCCGGCCGATCCCGCAGACTTCAACGGCACTGTGGTGATCGAGTGGGTCAACGTCACGGCGGGACGTGACCTGGACATCGACTGGCTGCAAGTCGGGCAGCACTTCATGCGCAGCGGCTATGCGTGGATCGGCCTCTCCGCGCAGCGGGTCGGAGTCGACCAGATGAGGGAGTGGAGCCCCACCCGCTACGGTACCCTCGATGTGACCGCCGGGGGAACGATCGAGAACGACGCTCTTTCCTACGACATCCTGACGGCGATGGGCAGGGTGGTCCGCCAGCCGGGCGAGGTCGACCCTCTAGGAGGTCTCGAGGTCGAACGCCTGTTCGCGACCGGGCATTCGCAGTCGGCCGGGCGGCTCGCCGTGTATCTCAACAACGTACACCCCAGGGATCCGGTCTTCGACGCGGTCGTCGTGCACGGTGGGGGTGGACGAATCCGGGACGACCAGGATGTAAAGATCTGGAAGCTGATGGCGGAGACCGACATGGTGAGGCGCGTGGGCAGTCGGCAGCCGGACACCGACACGTTCCGCCAGTGGGAGGTCGCCGGCTCGTCCCACGTCGACGTCTTCTACGGACAGGAACGCGTCAAGGCCATCGCAGTCAGCGAGGGGAGGGATCCGGCCCAGGCCCAGCTGCGCGATCTTGTGTGCGATCGACCCGTCTACAGCCGGGTTCCGTTCCGGCACGTGATGCATGCGGCGTTCGATCAACTGGTGCGCTGGGTGGACGACGGCACGGCGCCCCCGACCGCGCCCTCCATCGAGGCCGCTCCAACGGGCTCGGAGACGGTCTTCGCGCGAGACGCGCATGGCAACGCGCTCGGCGGCATCCGCCTCGCGGCGCATGCGGTGCCGACGGCGACCAATACCGGCATCAACACGGGGTCGGGCTTCTGTCGCCTCTACGGCTCCAACGAACCGTTCAGCGCGGCCACGCTCGCGACGCTTTATCCGACGCATGCGGAGTACGTCACCGCGGTGAGGGCTGCCGTGGCGGCCAACCTCGAGCGTGGCTACATCTTGGACTACGACGCAAAGGCCACGATCCGAGAGGCGGAGGCGGCGGACATCGGACGGCGCTGATCGAGGGAACCCGGCCCGCTGTACTTCATACCACGGGCTGCTAGATTTCGCCCGCCCGCGCGGCCTCCGTCATGTAGTCAGCCGCGCGGAACGCCAGCGCTTGGATCGTCATCGTGGGTTGGCCCCGGCCCGACGTTACCATGCTGCTCCCGTCGCATATGAAGAGGTTCGCCACGTCGTGAGCCCGGTGGTAGCGGTCGACCACTGACGACCGGGGGTCGTTACCCATTCGGCAGGTCCCCAAGAGGTGAGCGGTCCCCGCCGAGGGAGCGAGTGGGAGGGGCGTGACTTGCTCGGCGCCTGCCGCCTCCATGATCTCCCCCATTCTCTCCTGCAGGAAACCGGCGAACGCCA from Gemmatimonadota bacterium encodes the following:
- a CDS encoding pyrroloquinoline quinone-dependent dehydrogenase, whose translation is MRLFLTLCLAALPATLGAQQGAPDGEWPVYGGDAGSTKFSALDQIHERNVDQVSVLWQWRSPDNALAGENPAPSSAAFGADSGLSPAAFKATPIMVDGVLYIRTSLSLVAAIDAASGEQLWVFDPKSYEAGRPTNLGFNSRGVAHWAGGGESRIFLATGDARLWALDAATGEPVADFGSEGSIDLTAGLRREVSGRSYQVMSPPLVVGDVVVIGSSISDGPRYMTAPPGDVRAFDVRTGERRWIFHTVPQAGEPGNDTWENDSWQYTGNTNVWTIMSADEELGYVYLPIGTPTNDWYGGHRLGDNLFAESLVAVEAATGRRVWHYQFVHHGVWDYDIPAAPTLIDITVDGRRIKAVAQVTKQGFVYVFDRVTGEPVWPIEERPVPPSTVPGERLSPTQPFPTRPAPFERQGITVDDLIDFTPELRAEAEALLENSDHGGLFHPPSQKGTLNLPGWGGGANWQGAAVDPSNGMLYVPSRTSPITVRLVEADSARSDFRYMRGRGGSPLGPQRLPLVKPPYARLTAIDLNTGDHVWQIPLGDGIRARVIDMGIPDPGPLGGGAFTGPLLTETLLFIGHGGARDGAAGGPALLVLDKATGETLHTIELPSTPTGTPMTYMAAGRQYIVVAFGRSDETGLIALALR
- a CDS encoding cupin domain-containing protein translates to MTHPEAIRPESKAVFDSEKMGKSTIFRSERVLVGLNAFEPGQEHRLHAHKGMDKIYHVLEGRGLFLLEDREVEMEAGVMLVAPDGVPHGIRNTSDDRLIVLAILTPAP
- a CDS encoding carboxypeptidase regulatory-like domain-containing protein, which gives rise to MRRRIKSRSIFGITFIATVSLVGVSACEQAGREILIDDDDIGGVVTSPDGPEAGVWVIAETTDLPTPFNKIVVTDDEGRYVLPDLPSATYDVWVRGYGLVDSPKLEVTPGSMQDLTAVVAPDPHAAAQYYPAGYWFSLISVPDKDQFPGTGPDGNGISPSVESQAEWLRSLKSGGCMACHQMGNKATREIPPELGDFPSTVAAWDRRIQSGQAGGSMVGGLNRMGLRAALEMFGDWTDRIVAGEVPPAPPRPSGVERNVVISQWDWADPQAYLHDEASTDKRDPTVNANGPIYGALEASADYIPVLDPVRHAASQVPVPVRDPNTPVASGPPLMPSPYWGDEAIWDSRANVHNPMLDHRARVWLTSRIRPAANPPFCREGSDHPSAQRFPTTRTGRNLAMFDPATEEFKLISTCFSTHHLIFAEDDDHTLWTSGGGQVIGWLNTRMYDETGDEEASQGWSPLILDTNGNGALDEWVEPGEPVDPTKDKRITSGYYAVAFNPTDGSIWGTSLGFPGGVIRFDPATGLTEFYEPPWGNPDVPEQGYSPRGGDIDRDGVMWTALASGHMASFDRSKCAGPLNGPTATGQHCPEGWTLYPEPLPQLKGLTDSGSAESSYYTWVDQFNTLGLGEGVPINTGNGSEGLLALRDGEWVVLRVPYPLGFYTKWMDGRIDDPNAGWKGKGLWATYSTRAPFHLETGKGTSSKVVKFQLRPDPLAR
- a CDS encoding SMP-30/gluconolactonase/LRE family protein, whose protein sequence is MGQATRARHRVLVMAAFALACSMSQQAYAQSLVAPGAQVEKLHGDFQFTEGPTADALGNIYFTDIPANRIYRWSLDGTLSVVRESTGGANGLIFDRDGNLMAAEGSAQRLTTMDSEGNVSVIVERFEGKRLNSPNDMWIDARGGFYFTDPRYQFGEYPVEQDGEHVYYVSPDRSSITRVVSDMGKPNGVIGSLDGTKLYVADTSGETYVLDVRADATLGPKQLFAPQASDGMTMDERGNLYLTWRAGVTVYSPDGEQLEIIQVPEMPANVGFGGEDGRTLFITARTGLYSVRMSVRGAGLRAGESPAATVTGPVPVNVTPGDPSHDFIFSMSGMDLAGHGYIEEEFFIEGTANRYTPSEMETADVVDGGHPYKTRFIVRRPADPADFNGTVVIEWVNVTAGRDLDIDWLQVGQHFMRSGYAWIGLSAQRVGVDQMREWSPTRYGTLDVTAGGTIENDALSYDILTAMGRVVRQPGEVDPLGGLEVERLFATGHSQSAGRLAVYLNNVHPRDPVFDAVVVHGGGGRIRDDQDVKIWKLMAETDMVRRVGSRQPDTDTFRQWEVAGSSHVDVFYGQERVKAIAVSEGRDPAQAQLRDLVCDRPVYSRVPFRHVMHAAFDQLVRWVDDGTAPPTAPSIEAAPTGSETVFARDAHGNALGGIRLAAHAVPTATNTGINTGSGFCRLYGSNEPFSAATLATLYPTHAEYVTAVRAAVAANLERGYILDYDAKATIREAEAADIGRR